A genome region from Brienomyrus brachyistius isolate T26 chromosome 23, BBRACH_0.4, whole genome shotgun sequence includes the following:
- the polr1f gene encoding DNA-directed RNA polymerase I subunit RPA43 isoform X1: protein MCCIYVDENFVPWEQPNQTMAKLQQVETEVKKGGPSAEAEALASGTVGTSGSAGATPCLPPSFADACQFVSAPYSCLVLDTSRRHVALSPMFLKKKKTGIQEQLNCELLKYSESMNGVPLAYDNIKVLGRHGDIYDDQGFIHLNIEATFAIFRPRKGQRLLGVINKVGVSHVGCLVHGSFNASIPKPYQVSAEAWREAGFTVGDTLEFEVFQLDADAAGVLLIRGRLEKKRVEELVALSEQGDDVAVEDSVRSEEGSLEPMAEDSTDSMRTKKKEKKKEKEKKEKKKDKSWDTEAPTDWQVTAETPADTTGIAEVQVNGDVDGKRKKHKRRKGRTEAEEEQMDEVPAVLSDEVRSNKKPKKRKREKDGGANLDADSEPPRAKKKKKV from the exons ATGTGTTGTATATATGTGGACGAAAATTTTGTGCCTTGGGAACAGCCGAACCAAAC CATGGcgaagctgcagcaggtggagaCGGAGGTGAAGAAAGGCGGCCCGTCCGCAGAAGCCGAGGCTCTGGCATCTGGGACGGTCGGGACGTCGGGGAGCGCGGGTGCGACGCCGTGTTTGCCGCCTAGCTTCGCGGATGCGTGCCAGTTCGTGAGCGCGCCGTACTCGTGCCTGGTGCTGGACACGAGCCGGCGGCACGTCGCGCTCTCGCCAATGTTcctgaagaagaagaagacgGGCATCCAGGAGCAGCTGAACTGCGAGCTGCTCAAGTACTCCGAGAG TATGAACGGGGTGCCCCTAGCCTACGACAACATTAAAGTCTTGGGACGACATGGGGACATATACGACGACCAAGGGTTCATCCACCTCAACATAGAGGCGACGTTTGCGATCTTTCGGCCCAGAAAAGGACAGAGGCTTTTG GGTGTCATAAACAAAGTGGGAGTGAGTCATGTGGGGTGTCTGGTGCACGGCTCGTTCAACGCCTCCATCCCTAAGCCGTACCAGGTCAGTGCGGAGGCTTGGAGGGAGGCCGGCTTCACTGTGGGCGACACCTTGGAGTTCGAAGTCTTCCAGCTGGACGCGGACGCCGCCGGCGTCCTCCTCATCAGAGGAAGGCTGGAGAAAAAGAG GGTTGAAGAACTGGTGGCCCTCAGTGAACAAGGAGATGATGTGGCTGTGGAGGACAGTGTCAGGTCCGAAGAGGGGAGCCTCGAACCCATGGCTGAGGACTCGACTGACAGCATGAGAACCaagaagaaggagaagaagaaggagaaggagaagaaggagaagaagaaggacAAATCCTGGGACACCGAGGCCCCAACAGATTGGCAGGTCACAGCGGAAACGCCTGCTGACACCACCGGAATCGCGGAAGTCCAGGTGAACGGGGATGTCGatggaaaaagaaagaaacacAAAAGGAGAAAAGGCAGGACGGAGGCTGAGGAAGAGCAAATGGACGAGGTGCCTGCTGTCCTCTCTGACGAAGTCCGCAGCAACAAAAAGCCCAAGAAAAGGAAGCGGGAGAAGGACGGTGGTGCCAATCTGGACGCGGATTCTGAACCCCCCCGAgccaagaagaaaaagaaggtgTAG
- the polr1f gene encoding DNA-directed RNA polymerase I subunit RPA43 isoform X2, producing MAKLQQVETEVKKGGPSAEAEALASGTVGTSGSAGATPCLPPSFADACQFVSAPYSCLVLDTSRRHVALSPMFLKKKKTGIQEQLNCELLKYSESMNGVPLAYDNIKVLGRHGDIYDDQGFIHLNIEATFAIFRPRKGQRLLGVINKVGVSHVGCLVHGSFNASIPKPYQVSAEAWREAGFTVGDTLEFEVFQLDADAAGVLLIRGRLEKKRVEELVALSEQGDDVAVEDSVRSEEGSLEPMAEDSTDSMRTKKKEKKKEKEKKEKKKDKSWDTEAPTDWQVTAETPADTTGIAEVQVNGDVDGKRKKHKRRKGRTEAEEEQMDEVPAVLSDEVRSNKKPKKRKREKDGGANLDADSEPPRAKKKKKV from the exons ATGGcgaagctgcagcaggtggagaCGGAGGTGAAGAAAGGCGGCCCGTCCGCAGAAGCCGAGGCTCTGGCATCTGGGACGGTCGGGACGTCGGGGAGCGCGGGTGCGACGCCGTGTTTGCCGCCTAGCTTCGCGGATGCGTGCCAGTTCGTGAGCGCGCCGTACTCGTGCCTGGTGCTGGACACGAGCCGGCGGCACGTCGCGCTCTCGCCAATGTTcctgaagaagaagaagacgGGCATCCAGGAGCAGCTGAACTGCGAGCTGCTCAAGTACTCCGAGAG TATGAACGGGGTGCCCCTAGCCTACGACAACATTAAAGTCTTGGGACGACATGGGGACATATACGACGACCAAGGGTTCATCCACCTCAACATAGAGGCGACGTTTGCGATCTTTCGGCCCAGAAAAGGACAGAGGCTTTTG GGTGTCATAAACAAAGTGGGAGTGAGTCATGTGGGGTGTCTGGTGCACGGCTCGTTCAACGCCTCCATCCCTAAGCCGTACCAGGTCAGTGCGGAGGCTTGGAGGGAGGCCGGCTTCACTGTGGGCGACACCTTGGAGTTCGAAGTCTTCCAGCTGGACGCGGACGCCGCCGGCGTCCTCCTCATCAGAGGAAGGCTGGAGAAAAAGAG GGTTGAAGAACTGGTGGCCCTCAGTGAACAAGGAGATGATGTGGCTGTGGAGGACAGTGTCAGGTCCGAAGAGGGGAGCCTCGAACCCATGGCTGAGGACTCGACTGACAGCATGAGAACCaagaagaaggagaagaagaaggagaaggagaagaaggagaagaagaaggacAAATCCTGGGACACCGAGGCCCCAACAGATTGGCAGGTCACAGCGGAAACGCCTGCTGACACCACCGGAATCGCGGAAGTCCAGGTGAACGGGGATGTCGatggaaaaagaaagaaacacAAAAGGAGAAAAGGCAGGACGGAGGCTGAGGAAGAGCAAATGGACGAGGTGCCTGCTGTCCTCTCTGACGAAGTCCGCAGCAACAAAAAGCCCAAGAAAAGGAAGCGGGAGAAGGACGGTGGTGCCAATCTGGACGCGGATTCTGAACCCCCCCGAgccaagaagaaaaagaaggtgTAG
- the LOC125719562 gene encoding transmembrane protein 196 isoform X2, protein MCTSRKIIWSLLVLSVVEIGLGVGSIALGAVGISQVKAEHKAQQGDASPVWSGVCFLICGLCGVHCAKKRTGLVHLLENSTLAETEAAICEIQVWTVCILTLRMILFSACCICGLIGGILNFQFVRALVKRPDTLRPLHLAALSLACLGISTCTLSTWLTCRLASSEQQRMFLEREHSLHHSHEMTDKEILDNSSNGIPQISYNGRTSPP, encoded by the exons ATGTGTACCAGCCGGAAGATCATTTGGAGTCTGCTGGTGCTCTCCGTGGTGGAGATAGGGCTCGGCGTGGGCAGCATCGCGCTAGGGGCGGTGGGCATCAGCCAGGTGAAAGCGGAGCACAAGGCGCAGCAAGGAGACGCGTCCCCGGTGTGGAGCGGGGTGTGT tttctcATCTGCGGACTCTGCGGGGTACATTGCGCCAAGAAAAGAACGGGACTCGTC CATCTACTCGAAAACTCCACATTAGCTGAAACCGAGGCTGCGATTTGCGAAATCCAAGTGTGGACAGTGTGTATTTTAACACTTAGG ATGATATTATTTTCAGCCTGCTGCATCTGTGGGCTGATTGGGGGGATCCTGAATTTCCAGTTTGTGCGGGCGCTGGTCAAGCGGCCCGACACGCTGCGGCCACTGCACCTGGCCGCCCTGAGTCTAGCCTGCTTAGGGATCAGCACCTGCACGCTGTCCACATGGCTGACCTGCCGCCTGGCCAGCAGTGAGCAGCAGAGGATGTTCCTGGAGCGCGAGCACTCGCTGCACCACTCCCACGAGATGACTGACAAG GAGATACTGGACAACTCCAGCAATGGGATCCCCCAGATTTCTTACAACGGGAGGACGTCACCTCCGTGA
- the LOC125719562 gene encoding transmembrane protein 196 isoform X4 translates to MCTSRKIIWSLLVLSVVEIGLGVGSIALGAVGISQVKAEHKAQQGDASPVWSGVCFLICGLCGVHCAKKRTGLVMILFSACCICGLIGGILNFQFVRALVKRPDTLRPLHLAALSLACLGISTCTLSTWLTCRLASSEQQRMFLEREHSLHHSHEMTDKEILDNSSNGIPQISYNGRTSPP, encoded by the exons ATGTGTACCAGCCGGAAGATCATTTGGAGTCTGCTGGTGCTCTCCGTGGTGGAGATAGGGCTCGGCGTGGGCAGCATCGCGCTAGGGGCGGTGGGCATCAGCCAGGTGAAAGCGGAGCACAAGGCGCAGCAAGGAGACGCGTCCCCGGTGTGGAGCGGGGTGTGT tttctcATCTGCGGACTCTGCGGGGTACATTGCGCCAAGAAAAGAACGGGACTCGTC ATGATATTATTTTCAGCCTGCTGCATCTGTGGGCTGATTGGGGGGATCCTGAATTTCCAGTTTGTGCGGGCGCTGGTCAAGCGGCCCGACACGCTGCGGCCACTGCACCTGGCCGCCCTGAGTCTAGCCTGCTTAGGGATCAGCACCTGCACGCTGTCCACATGGCTGACCTGCCGCCTGGCCAGCAGTGAGCAGCAGAGGATGTTCCTGGAGCGCGAGCACTCGCTGCACCACTCCCACGAGATGACTGACAAG GAGATACTGGACAACTCCAGCAATGGGATCCCCCAGATTTCTTACAACGGGAGGACGTCACCTCCGTGA
- the LOC125719562 gene encoding transmembrane protein 196 isoform X1, with amino-acid sequence MLFQTKIISASQTISVLYLDSPNHLRESTHLQFCICLLRQNAKIVFHTQQAGCGVASRRDSLTFLICGLCGVHCAKKRTGLVHLLENSTLAETEAAICEIQVWTVCILTLRMILFSACCICGLIGGILNFQFVRALVKRPDTLRPLHLAALSLACLGISTCTLSTWLTCRLASSEQQRMFLEREHSLHHSHEMTDKEILDNSSNGIPQISYNGRTSPP; translated from the exons ATATCAGTGCTATATCTGGACAGTCCAAATCACCTACGGGAGTCTACACACCTGCAGTTCTGCATTTGCTTACTCAGACAAAATGCAAAAATCGTTTTTCATACCCAGCAAGCAGGTTGCGGGGTTGCGTCACGTCGCGACAGCCTCACG tttctcATCTGCGGACTCTGCGGGGTACATTGCGCCAAGAAAAGAACGGGACTCGTC CATCTACTCGAAAACTCCACATTAGCTGAAACCGAGGCTGCGATTTGCGAAATCCAAGTGTGGACAGTGTGTATTTTAACACTTAGG ATGATATTATTTTCAGCCTGCTGCATCTGTGGGCTGATTGGGGGGATCCTGAATTTCCAGTTTGTGCGGGCGCTGGTCAAGCGGCCCGACACGCTGCGGCCACTGCACCTGGCCGCCCTGAGTCTAGCCTGCTTAGGGATCAGCACCTGCACGCTGTCCACATGGCTGACCTGCCGCCTGGCCAGCAGTGAGCAGCAGAGGATGTTCCTGGAGCGCGAGCACTCGCTGCACCACTCCCACGAGATGACTGACAAG GAGATACTGGACAACTCCAGCAATGGGATCCCCCAGATTTCTTACAACGGGAGGACGTCACCTCCGTGA
- the LOC125719562 gene encoding transmembrane protein 196 isoform X3 translates to MLFQTKIISASQTISVLYLDSPNHLRESTHLQFCICLLRQNAKIVFHTQQAGCGVASRRDSLTFLICGLCGVHCAKKRTGLVMILFSACCICGLIGGILNFQFVRALVKRPDTLRPLHLAALSLACLGISTCTLSTWLTCRLASSEQQRMFLEREHSLHHSHEMTDKEILDNSSNGIPQISYNGRTSPP, encoded by the exons ATATCAGTGCTATATCTGGACAGTCCAAATCACCTACGGGAGTCTACACACCTGCAGTTCTGCATTTGCTTACTCAGACAAAATGCAAAAATCGTTTTTCATACCCAGCAAGCAGGTTGCGGGGTTGCGTCACGTCGCGACAGCCTCACG tttctcATCTGCGGACTCTGCGGGGTACATTGCGCCAAGAAAAGAACGGGACTCGTC ATGATATTATTTTCAGCCTGCTGCATCTGTGGGCTGATTGGGGGGATCCTGAATTTCCAGTTTGTGCGGGCGCTGGTCAAGCGGCCCGACACGCTGCGGCCACTGCACCTGGCCGCCCTGAGTCTAGCCTGCTTAGGGATCAGCACCTGCACGCTGTCCACATGGCTGACCTGCCGCCTGGCCAGCAGTGAGCAGCAGAGGATGTTCCTGGAGCGCGAGCACTCGCTGCACCACTCCCACGAGATGACTGACAAG GAGATACTGGACAACTCCAGCAATGGGATCCCCCAGATTTCTTACAACGGGAGGACGTCACCTCCGTGA